From the Deltaproteobacteria bacterium genome, one window contains:
- the msrA gene encoding peptide-methionine (S)-S-oxide reductase MsrA, translating into MKQIMLTVAAALLLVAHTASAQQLPKAVFAGGCFWCVESDFDKVPGVVSTVSGYTGGKTADPTYRQVTAGGTGHYEAVEITYDPAKVGYEALLTAFWHSVDPTDDGGQFCDRGQSYETAVFVANDKERRLAEASKAAAQKQLDRPIVTPILPAGPFFAAEDYHQDYYKKNPVRYRYYRFSCGRNRRVRDVWGEHAYEGIPGHG; encoded by the coding sequence ATGAAGCAAATCATGCTCACCGTTGCCGCGGCGCTCTTGCTCGTCGCCCACACCGCAAGCGCGCAACAACTCCCAAAGGCCGTCTTCGCCGGCGGCTGCTTCTGGTGCGTCGAGTCGGACTTCGACAAGGTGCCCGGCGTGGTCTCGACCGTCTCCGGCTACACCGGCGGCAAGACCGCCGACCCGACCTACAGGCAGGTCACGGCCGGCGGCACCGGCCACTACGAGGCCGTGGAGATCACCTACGACCCGGCCAAGGTCGGCTACGAGGCGCTGCTCACCGCGTTCTGGCACTCGGTGGACCCCACCGACGACGGCGGCCAGTTCTGCGACCGCGGCCAGTCCTACGAGACCGCCGTCTTCGTCGCGAACGACAAGGAGCGCCGGCTTGCCGAGGCGTCCAAGGCCGCCGCGCAGAAGCAGCTCGACCGACCCATCGTCACCCCGATCCTGCCCGCCGGCCCGTTCTTCGCCGCGGAAGACTACCACCAGGACTATTACAAGAAGAACCCGGTCCGCTATCGCTACTACCGCTTCAGTTGCGGCCGCAACCGCCGGGTGAGGGACGTCTGGGGCGAGCACGCCTACGAAGGGATACCCGGCCACGGGTGA
- a CDS encoding SDR family oxidoreductase has protein sequence MDLGLTGKVAMITGASRGIGKDIARGLAAEGCRLSVCARGREDLEETARELRGRGAEVLASALDVTDEEAARAWFAETRERFQAVDILINNVGGSRPGGNLSASGEDWQSGFALNFFSALDLCRVVVPSMRERKHGCVINIASIYGREWGGPMTYNAAKAAMISLSKEMARELAPDGVRVNSVAPGSILFPGGSWDRRRREQPVEIAAFVERELPAGRFGKPEEVADVVVFLASERANWISGACINVDGCQSRSLI, from the coding sequence ATGGATCTCGGGCTGACGGGCAAGGTGGCCATGATCACCGGCGCCAGCCGGGGCATCGGCAAGGACATCGCGAGGGGCCTCGCCGCCGAGGGCTGCCGGCTGAGCGTTTGCGCGCGCGGCCGGGAAGACCTCGAAGAGACCGCGCGGGAGCTGCGCGGACGCGGCGCGGAAGTCCTCGCCTCGGCCCTGGACGTCACCGACGAGGAGGCCGCGCGCGCCTGGTTTGCCGAGACCCGGGAGCGGTTTCAGGCCGTCGACATCCTGATCAACAACGTCGGCGGCTCGCGTCCGGGCGGCAACCTGTCCGCGTCCGGCGAAGACTGGCAGAGCGGTTTCGCCCTGAACTTCTTTTCGGCACTCGACCTGTGCCGCGTGGTGGTGCCGTCCATGCGCGAGCGCAAGCACGGCTGCGTCATCAACATCGCGTCCATCTACGGCCGCGAGTGGGGCGGCCCCATGACCTACAACGCGGCCAAGGCCGCCATGATCAGCCTGTCCAAGGAAATGGCGCGGGAACTGGCGCCCGACGGGGTTCGCGTAAACAGCGTGGCGCCGGGCTCCATCCTCTTCCCCGGCGGTTCGTGGGACCGGCGGCGGCGGGAGCAACCCGTGGAGATCGCCGCGTTCGTGGAACGCGAGCTGCCCGCGGGCCGTTTCGGAAAACCCGAGGAAGTGGCGGACGTGGTGGTCTTTCTCGCCTCGGAGCGCGCCAACTGGATCTCGGGCGCGTGCATCAACGTGGACGGCTGTCAGTCGCGGTCGCTGATCTGA